The DNA window CTTCTCCATGATATGGATCATTAAACCACCAGGCTACAGTACCAACCGGGTCAGGCAGGTGACCTGCAAATGCAGGCAGGTTGATATCATACTCTATTATATGATCAGCCTCTTTAAAGCCTGCCTCTATATCGCCTGCGTTAACATTGGAGTAGGAGACATTCCCTTTTTTAGGGGGATTATTGCCTCCGCCCATTCCAAATCCGCCCTGGTTTGGCGGGGCAGGGGGGCGTATGACCTGTGCATCAGGTTTTCTTCCTTCAAGGATGTCTACAACATGGGGTAATACTTCCCATTCCGAATCCTTTTTAAGCTGCCTTAATGCCTCTTCACAGATGTCTTCATCCTCTGCCACCACGATGGCGCCTATGATGCCCCCCTCCTGGTCAGCAGAATCGGTAAGGAGAGGCTGACCAGGGCCCATGAAACCTCCGCCGGAACTCAAGGATTTTATATCTTCATCCTGCCATGTAAGGATATCAACAACACCGGGTATCTTTTTGGCATTATCTATTTTCATGCCTTTTATTTTTGCATTTGCATATGGGCTTCTTAAAAATTTTGCATGCAGCAGATCGGGCGGTGCATAATCAGCGCCATATTTTGCCACGCCGGTTGCAATAGAATAGGAGAGCCTTCCTGGAAGGTTTGGCTTTCCAACCACCCTGAAATCTTTACGCTGTCCGTTTACTCCAGCTAAGTCAGCCATGTCTATTACTCCTGAATTTAAAAAGGGTTCAAGGCTTCAAGGGTTCCAGGGGTTAAGAGCAGGGCAGAGTTTTTGTCCTGCCATAGCCTATGGTGATGGCGGATTACGCCCCACCTTTTATTAGTATTCTCAGACTTCAGGGTTCAAGTGAAAAACACTCGAACCCTTGAAACCTTGGCCCCTCGAACCCTCTCTTTTTATCTCCACGCATCAATCGAAACCGGCCTGCCAAGACCAAAATCGGTAACAAACCATGTTGTTTGTATACCGCCGCCAACAACAACTATATTGATGCTCCTGGCGTTAAGGGGTTTAATCAGTGTGTTACCGTCTAATTTCAGGTAATCCGCATATGGTGGAATGCCTTGTCGAGCCATGGGTAAAAACATGGTGGCAGCTACACCGTTACCAAAGAATGAATCAACTGTTTTCTCAACATTATCTGCAAGATATTTACTGAGATCATCCTTTGTATTCATATTGTAATCCGCCTTGAGCAGCTCTGCCACTGTCGGGTCCATAATAACTGTTCCACCTCCAATTGCTGCAAGGGATCTCATGTAATCACGCATGAGAAAATGGGATGGATATGCCTTTTGCATCTCACCAACGCTTGAAATATATGTCCAGCCAGTACCAAATGAAGCAGTACTGTCATTCGGCTTAAAATTATTTTTTACATGGTAAGGCACCCAGCCTTCGGGAAGAGCCTCTTCATTTTCTGCAATACAGAGGTTATTGTACTGGAGGTTGCTTCCAAGTGTGCTGAAGGTTGTTACATTGTGATGAATATTGCCTGCTGTCTTACTCATAATGGTTAAACTTCGGCCAACCACAGAGTTTACATCATTATGGGGGCCCATTGCATTTCCCTTGTAATTCATTCCCAGTTCATCGCGAATAGGGCCGTTAACAAGGATCATATTTGCCATTGAGCTTGTTGAATTGCCAAAGGGCACCTGTGTTGCAACTGCAAGGATAAGGGGCATATATTCCGGTTTGGCCCCGACCATGACAGCGCATATTGCCACCTTTTCTACTGTAAACTCCCTTTTTCCTCCTGGCCAGTCAATAACCTTAACAACCTTATCAGGGGAATGGCTGGTGCCTTCAAGCATTGCCTTGACCCTCTCTTCTGTGGGAAGAATTATAGGGTTGTAATCTGTCCAGTCCTTATCCTTGAACAGTCGATGCAAATTGTCTTCCGTATCAGGCGGCAGAAACCTGGGCTCAGGTGTTGGCGCTGGCGCAGGGCCTGAGTATTTTTCATCCTTTGTGAGGGGCTTTGTAAGGTGTTCAACAATCGCAGGCATCATTGGTTTACCCGTTAACATATCGTTCCCCCTGACATAACGCCTGTGCACCTCCCTGGGTTGACCCGCCACAGGAAATGGCACCCCGATAAAGCGGATGGGCATACCGGTTACATTTGTATAGTTATATTCAACAGCATATCTCATCATATTGGCAGCAGCAGCCCCAACAGTGGGTATCTTATACTGTGTCTCCAGTGTTTTACAGAATCGGCTCACGGCCGAGGTACAGCTGTCTCAACCGGATACCCCTATTACTGCAGCATTCCCCTTTTCCCCTATCTCCTTCCATAAATCCTTGTCATCGGCCATGTAGCTGCCTGTTTTTCTTTTTACTATTACATTCACTTTGGGCATGTTCTCGTTAAACCATATCTTCATCTCCTCAAAAACGCCATAGGCCGCATCAGGTCCACCCCAGTTGATATCAACCAGGTACAGGGTCTTGCCATCAAGTGACTTAAGACGCTCTGTCAATGCCACCCTGTCAACCCCTGGGTTTGCTATTGCAGGGTTCATTACTGTGATTTTTTCGCTGCCATATAGTGTGTTGCTGATTAGAGCTAACACAGCAACCATAAGCAGGAGTTTTGCTGAAATTGATATCCTTTTCATGTTCAACCTCCCAAAAAAGTTAAAAAAATAAATATCTCAAGCGTGACAAATTATTTACAGATGGATAACCGCATTCATCGACATCCAAATCGAAATCGTTATCGAAATCGGGATCGATTGCGATTTGGATTGCGATTTCGATTGTATCAGTTATATTGTTATATCGAACCATAAAAGACCAAAACAGAGGTGGAATATCGAATGGTATTCATCCTGTTAGAGCACCTGAACCATTAAAAAAGATATATACCGCCGGGATTAATTATCTCCCGGCGGCATATATTAATTGATGTTAACCAAGTTTATCTCTCTTTTTCAGGAGATCTGCAACATTCTTGAGCCCCATCTTTTCAAGGGTCTTCTTTGTCGGGTTTCCGGTTTCAGGGTTATACCCTTCAAATTTATAGAACCTCTTCTTCCAGTCTGCAAACTTGGCCCTGTCGAGGGTCCTGCCTGCGCCATTATCATATGTCCATTTCCCGTTCAGGTACATTGGCAGCGCGCTGCCTCTGCCCGGCTGGTCATATATATAGTCAGGAAAATCCTCCATTTTACTTGTCCTGCCCTGGAGTATCCAGATTGACCTGTCAAGGGTGTAGATCTTATGACCCATTTCCATTCCATCTGCAAAGCTCAGGTCCTGACCTGTTACAGCCTTCCAGAACCTTGGTTCAGCATTTGGGGTGGGTCCGCGTCTGTCTTCTGTGTTGTTGGTAATGCACATTGGCCATCTCCAGCCACAGAAGCCGCCGCCGCCGATCCACATCTTTTCATAATGCTTTACCCATGCCACCTGTTTTACCTTGCTGTCAGAGTATATACCGGTCGGGCCTTCGCTGTAGTCTATCATGAACTCATCACCATTATACGGCACCATGGCATCTGTATAAAGTTTGGCTGCCTCTGCCGCTGTCAAATAGGGGTCCCCTGATTGGGCCATCCAGTGAAGCGGATAATTGGCCATCATATGGAGCATCAGGTCACGCTCTCCAAGGATTGAACCATAACCCCATTCCACCTCTGTCTGTGAATCATAATGTTCCTGGGTGCCCCAGTAGGTCAAGCGCAGGATCCCTTTATGCAGGTCATCCTCATAAAGGCCGTATTTTGCCGAAAACCTGGCTGCGCCTTCGGCCATGTCATTACCGATTCCCTTGCGGTTTGATATTGCATCAACGAGCATCTGTGGGAATCCGGGGTCGTTCATCTTGTCGATAGGCAAATCACATTCTATCTTTTTCCCCTTGCCCAGAAGACCACGCATGTTCAGGCTGCGAAGATAACCCATTGTTGGCATAAGCTGCCAGTGGCCTAGCCCCATTTTCTGCATCATGTCATTAGCTACCCTTGACGCCTTTGCACTGCCTGGTAGGCTAAATATCATTGTGCCCGCGCATACTGATTCATTGGAATCACCAGTGGCAAGCCTCATACGGCAGCCCCTCGGACATGATGCACAGGCAGCAGCCCTGGCTGGAACAAGGGGAGGGGTGCCATTGGTGACATTACCACCGCTCGGTGCGCCGCTTATAAGGCTGTAGCCCATGCCACCGAACCTTGCTGCTTCACGGGGGTTATCTACATTCCATTGAAACTGATTAAACCATAAGCGGGTATCCATGAATGCCTTTGGATCGGCAATCTTTACACCACCTGTGCCTATTGCGCTTATTGCCTTGAGATTTTTTGAACCGAATACGCCGCCAAAACCGCACAATGCAGCCTGTGATCCCGGACCATGCAGCAGGCATCCAAGACGGCTTAAGTTTTCACCTGCGGGGCCGCAGCATACCACAGCAGGCACCTGAGTTGTGAAATCATCATCTGCAACCTGTGCCCATTCTCCTTGCCTGAGGCTTGGAATAACCCGTCTGGCTATCTCCTCCTGGGTATCCCAGGTGTCCATTCCCCATACACCCTTGCCATCTTCAATGGTTATCTTGTCATTAATTATGTTTATCCATACCGGATCGCTTGCAGCGCCTTCAACTACAATACCATCCCAGCCTGCAAATTTAAGCTGTGAGGTAAAACGCCCGCCAAAGTTGCTATGTCCGAACCACTCTATGGGGTATAGCATCGGGCCAAGACCCTGAACCTCACATCTCCCTGATGCAGGCACATTTGTACCTGAAAAGGGTGATGTCATCATTATAATAAGGTTTCTTTTATCGAATGCCTCAAATGGTAACTGATCACCAACCAGATCAAAAAATATTGCTGATCCGATTCCATGACCGCCGCCAAATGCCAGATATTTTTCTGTTGGAATGGTGCTGACCGATTTATCAGTCAGGTTTACTCTTGCTATCTTACCTGTATATCCGCCTTTCATTTCCATCCTCCTATTGCTTTGCCTTTGGCTTTGGTCCACCAAACATCCTTGGCCCCATGTTTTTATATTTTGGTGGTATGATTCTGCTGTCTTCTACCAGACCCAAATTCAGGTAGTGATCATTACGCAGATTGACATTATATCCTTCGGTCTCTTTCTGGTCAGGTGTTTCAGTAACAAACTTGATTGCCTGCATGGGGCATGATAGCACGCATGCCTGTTTGCCCCCAGGGCCGCCTTTTTCAGCCCAGAAGGGGGTATCTATGCAGAGATCACACTTTGAAGACTTTTCTGTAATGTGGTTCCAAATGGTGCGGTGAGGTTGCTGCGGACACATGTCAAGGCATGTTTTACATCCAATACATTCCTCTTCGTTGATCCTTCTCACATTTCCGTTTTCAGTGTCAATATAGGCCGCTCCTACAGGGCAGTTAATGACACATGGTGGTGTTACACACTGGCGGCATACACCTATCTGGAGGTCATCCGGGAATTTCCCGAATGAATTCTGCATTATCTGGATACGTGAAAGTGAAAGGTTCTGCTCTCCATAATGGACCATTGAGCAGCTCAGCATACATGTGGTGCAGCCAATACACTTTTTACTGTCATAAACCAGATAGCCTTTGGATTCGGGGTATGATGCCCCTTTGGCCTCTTCTGCAACTGCGGTTTTTACACCGGTTGACACAGCAATTGCTCCGGCAGCAAGCGCAGCGCTACCGCCGACAAGAAACTGCCTACGATTCATTGTCTTTTCTGGTGCTTCTTTTTTGTCAGGCTTTTTGTTTTTTGGCATTCGTCGACTCCTTGATTGATAACGGGTTAAAATCATTTCAAACAAAAAATAAGTTTAAAATGTCCAGCTATTTATGAAGAACCTGGATAATATACCAGAGATGCTATTAGTGTCAATGACCAAACTGGCTTGTAATATTCTGATGATCTGCCTCATTCACTCTGCATCTGCTGGTCTATTTTCCAGGTACTTATTAACAATTACCACCCGAAGGGTGTGCCTTTCGGGACTA is part of the Desulfatiglans sp. genome and encodes:
- a CDS encoding aldehyde:ferredoxin oxidoreductase — encoded protein: MKGGYTGKIARVNLTDKSVSTIPTEKYLAFGGGHGIGSAIFFDLVGDQLPFEAFDKRNLIIMMTSPFSGTNVPASGRCEVQGLGPMLYPIEWFGHSNFGGRFTSQLKFAGWDGIVVEGAASDPVWINIINDKITIEDGKGVWGMDTWDTQEEIARRVIPSLRQGEWAQVADDDFTTQVPAVVCCGPAGENLSRLGCLLHGPGSQAALCGFGGVFGSKNLKAISAIGTGGVKIADPKAFMDTRLWFNQFQWNVDNPREAARFGGMGYSLISGAPSGGNVTNGTPPLVPARAAACASCPRGCRMRLATGDSNESVCAGTMIFSLPGSAKASRVANDMMQKMGLGHWQLMPTMGYLRSLNMRGLLGKGKKIECDLPIDKMNDPGFPQMLVDAISNRKGIGNDMAEGAARFSAKYGLYEDDLHKGILRLTYWGTQEHYDSQTEVEWGYGSILGERDLMLHMMANYPLHWMAQSGDPYLTAAEAAKLYTDAMVPYNGDEFMIDYSEGPTGIYSDSKVKQVAWVKHYEKMWIGGGGFCGWRWPMCITNNTEDRRGPTPNAEPRFWKAVTGQDLSFADGMEMGHKIYTLDRSIWILQGRTSKMEDFPDYIYDQPGRGSALPMYLNGKWTYDNGAGRTLDRAKFADWKKRFYKFEGYNPETGNPTKKTLEKMGLKNVADLLKKRDKLG
- a CDS encoding 4Fe-4S dicluster domain-containing protein translates to MPKNKKPDKKEAPEKTMNRRQFLVGGSAALAAGAIAVSTGVKTAVAEEAKGASYPESKGYLVYDSKKCIGCTTCMLSCSMVHYGEQNLSLSRIQIMQNSFGKFPDDLQIGVCRQCVTPPCVINCPVGAAYIDTENGNVRRINEEECIGCKTCLDMCPQQPHRTIWNHITEKSSKCDLCIDTPFWAEKGGPGGKQACVLSCPMQAIKFVTETPDQKETEGYNVNLRNDHYLNLGLVEDSRIIPPKYKNMGPRMFGGPKPKAKQ